TCATAGAATGTACTTGCATACCAGTTGGCCACACCGGGTGTGATCTCTTCTGGTTTGTTCACATAAGGAATGCTCTTGATCACCGGTGTTTCGCAAGCAGCTAGTGTAGCTGCTCCGATACCGAAGCCCAAGAACTTCAGAAAATCACGGCGGCCCGTGCTAGCGCCCGAGAAATTCGGATCGCTCAGTACCTGGTCAATGGCCAGATCCTGAGGGAACTCGTTCTCACGGCCCTTGATCATTTCAGAGTCCTGCGTGAGGTCCCCTTGATCCATCCAATATCGCTTCGTGCTCGACATGCGGCTCTTAGTAGTGGCACTTGGCGCATTCCCAGCCACCAAGTTCCTTAACAGTGATCTTATCGTCCTTGAGGTATTCCTTCAATTGTTCGTGACCCATATCGGTTTCTTCCAATCGTGCCATTACCTCATCGTAATAACCGTTGCCGGCCATTTTAACTTCCTTCGTACCGTGGCAATCGATGCACCAACCCATGGTAAGTGGCGACCATTGCTCAACAACATCCATCTCAGTATCCACAGGACCATGGCACTCTTGACATTCCAATTGGCCAACGACCACATGCTGTTGGTGATTGAAATAAACGTGATCAGGAAGGTTATGCACCTTTACCCAACGGATCGGCTCCTCTTTTCCGGAGTAGGTCTGCGTTGCAGGGTCCCAACCGATGGCCGCATAGATCTTCGCGATCTCCGTGGTTCCGGTCTTTTTCCCCGTATCCACTGATTTGTGGCAGTTCATACACACGTTGGTGCTTGGTATGCCTGCATGCTTGCTCTTGCTTGCACTGCTATGGCAATACTGGCAATTGATCGCCAAATTATCCTTACCTGCATGAAGGGTGTGGTCGAATGCGATGGGTTGCTCCGGCTTGTAATGTGCTACTTCCTCACCACCATAAACGCTGATGTTGAAAGCCGCATCCCATAAGGCCAAGAAGCCCCAGACCACAAAGAATAATACGATCACCGTAGCAAAGGCTTTATTCTTCCAAGCCCATCCTTTTAAGCGCTGCCAACGCGTAAGATCAGCCAATGCTGGGCGACCCTCCGCTTCGCGAACAGCATTGTCCAAACTGCGTTTTACACCACCCAATGATGCTGCAACAATGGCAAGCAACAAGGCAATGACGACCAACCAGGTCCAAGCACTGCCAGCACCTTCATCCGTTGATGCCGTCTCCGTTCCAGGAGGAGGAGGAGGTGGAGCCGGAGGTGCGTAGTTGTCAGCGTAGTACAATATTGCATCGATCTCTTCATTGGTAACGGCGTTGGCCGTCATTGGACTCTTATTCCACTTTGCGAATAGTTCAGTCGCGTAAGCGTTACCGGTCTTCAAAAAGGCCGAACTGTTCCTTACCCACTCGTAGATATCACCTTTGCCATCCCAGCGCTCAACAGCACCCTTCAACGCCGGGCCGGTCATATCCTTATCCGGCTTATGGCAACTTGCGCAGTTGCCTTTGAAGAGCTTTTCCCCGGCGGCATAGGTGGCCGCATCGGCTCCTTGGGCGTGTACCGAAGACATGCCGAAAGCCAAGAAGAAAGCGAAAGTGGCGACTAGGAGTTTGATGGAATATTTCGAGATCCTTGCTACACGCGGCATTCAGAGCAAATTGAGGGGGATGACCACATTTTTCATCCGGGCGCAAAAGTAAACGCCCAACTGAAAGGACCGCTATGCTTTGTGCTACTTGTAACGGGGTTGTCACTATTTAGAGTGATTCTAAATAGTGATCTTTGCCGAAACCCATTATGGATCATGTGGTTGAGCATGATCACCACTGTTCGCTAACGTTCAATGCACAACGAATTGTGGACCCTTGGATTTATCCGGGATCATTGGTTCACATGAACGTGTTCGGCATACTTTTGGCCACATGTTCCGCATGCGTTCCATTCTGCATTTCGTCCTTTTTCTCTGCTCGGTGATCCCTGCTCTTGCACAGGACGATGACGAACCTGCTCGGTTATTCGAACCATACTCACCAGGGCAGATCATACTTGATAACGATACTCCCTCTATTGATACCGTACATGCCGTTTTGCCGATGAGACCGGGAAAGGTCTCGTACTTGACCTCACCGGCCATTGAGAAGTTGATGGTCGATTATGCGGATCGGAAACATCCACTCCGTGGATACCGCGTTCAGATATTCTTAGGCGAACGTGCAGCCGCCGAGAACATGAAACGTGGTTTTCTACAAAAGCACCCGGAGACACCTGCCTATTTGAGCTGGCTAGCGCCAAATTTCAAGCTTCGCGTTGGCGATTACAGAACACGGCTCGAGGCTGAGAAAATGCTGCATGAACTGCGCACCGCATACCCCGGTTGCTTCGTTGTTCCGGACGAGGTGGAGATGCCGCGGTTATGAGCACGATCTTGAACATGCAAAAGCCCGACTAAACGCCGGGCTTTTTCTATGTGTTTCCCGCTATACAACGCGGGCTGGACCACGCGTTCTATTTATCGTCCAATGTCCGCTTCACTTCCGTCATTTCGAAGGACTCTACGTTGTCGCCTACTTTGATGTCGTTGAAGTTCTTGATGCTCAGGCCACACTCGTAACCGTGCGTAACCTCCTTGGCATCGTCCTTGAATCGTTTGAGGTCGCTAAGCTCGCCGGTATATACCACGATGCCGTCCCGGATCAAGCGCACTTTGTTATTGCGAACGATCTTTCCATCCAGAACGTAACAACCGGCAACGGTACCCACTTTGCTGATGCGGAATGTATCGCGAACCTCAGCCGTACCAACGATCTTCTCTACCTCCTTCGGAGCGAGCATGCCTTCCATGGCTTGCTTGATCTCTTCGATGGCTGCGTAGATGATGGAATACAGGCGGATGTCGATCTCCTCGTTCTCGGCCAATTTCCGTGCACCCGGTGTCGGGCGAACTTGGAAACCGATGATGATGGCATTTGATGCACTTGCAAGCAATACATCACTCTCCGCAATAGGACCTACGGCACGGTGGATCACGTTGACCTTGATGCTCTCTGTGGTGAGCTTCAACAACGAATCGGTGAGCGCTTCCACGGAACCATCCACGTCACCTTTCACGATGATGTTCAATTCCTTGAAATCACCGATCGCCAAACGACGCCCGATCTCATCCAACGTAATGTGCTTATGCGTACGAATGCCCTGCTCGCGCTGCAATTGCTGACGGCGTGTAGCGATCTGGCGCGCGTCGCGATCATCCTCGAATACCTGGAATGTATCACCCGCATTCGGCGCTCCATCCAAACCAAGAATACTAACAGGTGTGCCAGGTGTAGCTTCATCCACTTGCTGCCCACGCTCATTGTACATGTTCCGTACTCGACCGCTGTGCTGACCTGCAAGGATCACATCGCTCTTACGCAATGTTCCACCATTCACCAATAACGTGGTGACGTAACCGCGGCCTTGCTCCAACGTGCTTTCGATCACCACGCCGATCGCGCGCTTTCCTGGATCGGCCTTACGATCAAGGATCTCAGCCTCCAGCAGTACTTTTTCCAAGAGCTGGTCTATACCGATTCCTTTCTTGGCACTTATCTCTTGGGTCTGGAACTTTCCACCCCACTCTTCCACCAGGATGTTCATCTGCGATAGTTCTTCGCGGATCTTCTCGGCGTTCGCTCCTTCCTTATCGATCTTGTTGAACGCGAAAACCATCGGTACGCCAGCAGCTTGCGCGTGGTTAATGGCCTCACGTGTTTGTGGCATCACACTATCATCCGCAGCAATTACGATGATCGCAATGTCGGTTACTTGTGCACCGCGTGCACGCATTGCGGTAAATGCTTCGTGGCCCGGTGTATCAAGGAACGTTATGCGCTTTCCACTTTCCAATTCTACGCTATACGCACCAATGTGCTGGGTAATACCACCTGCTTCACCTGCGATAACGTTGGCTTTGCGGATATGGTCCAGCAACGATGTTTTACCATGGTCAACATGACCCATTACGGTAACGATCGGCGGGCGCTCCACTACGCGTTCCGGGTCGTCCTCCTCCACCTGCATGTCATGCTGAACATCAGCACCGACGAATTCTACCTTGAACCCGTATTCATCCGCTATCACTGACAATGTCTCAGCATCCAAACGTTGGTTGATACTTACCATCATGCCCAACGTGAAACAGGCCTTGATGATGTCCGTGACCGGTACGCTCATCATGCTGGCCAACTCACTCGCCGTAACGAACTCCGTTACCTTCAATGTCTTCCCGGCCAATTCCTTTGCTGCTGCCTCTTCTTCGAAACGAACAAAGCGTTGGTCGCGTTTGCCCTTACGCATCTTGGACCCACGGCTCTTTCCGGACCCGGTCAGGCGAGCCAACGTTTCGCTCACCTTGCGTTTTACGGCATTCTCATCCATTTCACCAGGCTTAACCGCTGCTGCTGGCCTTTGTGCCTGTTGAACGGCACGATCGATATTGACCGGACCGGGTTTTACAATGCGTTTGCGGCGACCACGCTCTTGTTTCTCGGTGGGTTTGCGTTCGCGCTCTTTCGGTAGCTCTATCTTGCCTAGTGTTTTAAGACCCGCAAGTTTTGCCACGTTCACGCGAATTGTCTCCGGCTCAATTGGTGCGCTCACTGTTGGCACTGGTGGTAGGACCACTTCGGCGGGCTTTTCTGTCGAAGGCGTAACTGGTTCAGCCTGAACTGCTTGAGTTTCCTCGGCTTTGGCAGGCTCTTCGTTCGAAACTGCTTTGGCTTTAGGCTTCTCGGCTTTGGGTTCTACTGGTTTCGCAGGTGTCTTTTTGTCAAGGTCGATCTTACTTACCACCTTAACACCGGCCTTTTCCACTTTGGCCTTTATGGTTTCTGGCACCGGAGCTGGCGCCGCACTGGCCTCCGTTTCCCGCATGTTGTGGATGATGACCACCTCTTCATCCCGCGCTTTTACCGCAGGGCTTGGTGGTGCATCCACCAACGAAATGGACTCGCGCTCTTGACGCTGTTGAACCACCTCTTGGCTTTTCTGCTTGATCTCCTTGTCTTTACCGAACTCGCTTTGCAGCAAGCTATAAAGTTCTCCTGGGATCTTGGTGTTGGGATTGCTTTCCACAGTGTGACCTTTCCCTTCCAGGAATTCCACCACGGTGTGTAGCCCTAGGTTGAACTCCCTGGTCACCTTGCTTAATCGTATCGCCTTTTCCGTCGCTTCACTCATGCAGTACCTGCTATTGGCCTTCCTATTAGGGCGATGGGTTCACCGTCCTTATTCATTGTTGATGCGGGCATCAACTTCATTCCAAATGACGTTTACATCTCACGTCACTTTCACCGACCGAATGTGTGCTGGACATCCGGGTATTCACTACCGGTCCTTAAACCGGTATACTATTGGTTCTTCACCGCAGTAGCCGTACGATCATGCGCCCCTACTACGGCTCCAACTCGTCGCGCAAAATGCGGATCACCTCGTTCACGGTCTCGTCCTCCAGATCGGTACGTCTTGCCAATTCGTCCGATGGAATGTCCAATACCGATCGTGCGGTGTCACATCCTATTCCTTTCAATACCGCAATTATCCATGGTTCGATCTCATCGCCGAACTCGTCCAAACTCACATCGTCCGTCACTTCATCCGTTTCACGGTAAACGTCAATATCGAAACCGGACAGCTTACCTGCCAATTTGATATTGTGCCCACCTTTTCCGATCGCCAATGCTACTTGGTCTGGCTTCATGTAGACCTCTGCGCGCTTATTCACCAGATCCAACTTGATGTTGCCCACTTTCGCAGGACTCAATGCACGTTGGATCAATAATTCATCATTTGCCGTGAAGTTGATCACATCGATGTTCTCATTCCGCAACTCACGCACGATGCCGTGAATGCGGCTACCTTTCATACCCACACATGCACCAACTGGATCAATCCGGTCATCGTAGCTTTCTACAGCCACTTTAGCACGCTCGCCGGGTTCACGCACAATGCGCTTGATGGTGATCAAACCATCAGCAACCTCTGGAACTTCCTGCTCGAACAACTTCTCTAAGAATTCCGGCGCAGTGCGGCTTAGGATCACGACCGGGCTGTTGTTGCGCATATCCACTTTCCACAGTACAGCACGTACGCTATCTCCTTTCTTGAAGAAATCGGTTTTGATCTGCTGGTCCTTCGGCAAGATCAACTCGTTGCCTTCATCATCCAGGATCAATGTTTCGCGTTTCCAGATCTGGTAGACCTCACCGGTAACGATCTCACCTACGCGCTCCTTGTACTTGTTGTAGAGGTGGTCTTTCTCCAACTCCATCAAACGACCTTGCAAGTTCTGTTTGAGGCTAAGGATGTTCCGGCGACCGAAATCGTTGATCTTGATCTCTTGGCTCACTTCTTCGCCGATCTCAAAATCCGCATCGATCTTGCGGGCTTCAGCCAATTCGATCTCCAGATCATCATCTTCGCTCATTCCGTCCTCTACAATGATCCTGTTGAGGAAGATCTCAAGATCACCCTTGTCCGGGTTCACGATAATATCCACGTTGGCCTCTTCGCCGAAACGGCGTTTCACCACACCACGGAACACATCTTCCAGAATACCCATCATGGTAACACGATCGATGTTCTTGATATCCTTGAACTCGCTGAAGCTCTCGATAAGGTTAACAGTACTCATTGTCCGTTCAATTGAACTTTATTGTTGCTTTTGTTGCACGTATCTCCGAAAAGGGAAACGTGGTTGTGTCAGTATCCATTTTGGGTAACCGACCTTTTACTTTGCTTGGGTGTTCTATGCGTATGGCCATTTCGGTGTCGTTGTATCCCACTAATAGGCCACATAACGTGCGGCCATCGATAAGGTCCAGATCCACCAAACGGCCAATGTGTTTCTGGTATTGACGCGCCACCTTGAAGGGGCGACCCATACCCGGACTGGAGAATTGCAGTTCAAGATCGTCAGCAGCCTCACCCAGGTCCTCGCGAACCGCTTTATTCAGCCGAACTAGTTCCTCCAGTGTTATGGCGTTGTCATTATCGACCTCCACAACGCACTTATCACCCGCTCGCAGTTCTACCGCAACTAAAAAGTGCGCTGTATCCGCAAGGTGTTTTTCGACGATGTTCTGCACGTGTGCTGCCGTGATCATTAACGCTCCCAGTGCGGCTAAGGAACAAAAAAGAGGGGCTTTCCCCTCTTCCTCTTCTTCGCCGCTGACGGTGCAAATGTAAGGTTTTGTTGGCAATTGTTATACGATCAGGGGAAAGTTCAGTGGTTCAGTTACCAACCACGGAATATGGCCGATTGCAGCAGGTGGTGATGGAATGCGCGTATTTCAGCGCCCACCAGGCACACCACCACCGCGTGGCTTATCCGTTGGCGGTGGCGGGGCTTTTTTCACGGCACCATCCTCGAACTCCGTAGTCTTGGTGGGCTTACCATCATTTCCATAGAACGTCATGGTGCCATGCAGGCG
The nucleotide sequence above comes from Flavobacteriales bacterium. Encoded proteins:
- the infB gene encoding translation initiation factor IF-2, with the protein product MSEATEKAIRLSKVTREFNLGLHTVVEFLEGKGHTVESNPNTKIPGELYSLLQSEFGKDKEIKQKSQEVVQQRQERESISLVDAPPSPAVKARDEEVVIIHNMRETEASAAPAPVPETIKAKVEKAGVKVVSKIDLDKKTPAKPVEPKAEKPKAKAVSNEEPAKAEETQAVQAEPVTPSTEKPAEVVLPPVPTVSAPIEPETIRVNVAKLAGLKTLGKIELPKERERKPTEKQERGRRKRIVKPGPVNIDRAVQQAQRPAAAVKPGEMDENAVKRKVSETLARLTGSGKSRGSKMRKGKRDQRFVRFEEEAAAKELAGKTLKVTEFVTASELASMMSVPVTDIIKACFTLGMMVSINQRLDAETLSVIADEYGFKVEFVGADVQHDMQVEEDDPERVVERPPIVTVMGHVDHGKTSLLDHIRKANVIAGEAGGITQHIGAYSVELESGKRITFLDTPGHEAFTAMRARGAQVTDIAIIVIAADDSVMPQTREAINHAQAAGVPMVFAFNKIDKEGANAEKIREELSQMNILVEEWGGKFQTQEISAKKGIGIDQLLEKVLLEAEILDRKADPGKRAIGVVIESTLEQGRGYVTTLLVNGGTLRKSDVILAGQHSGRVRNMYNERGQQVDEATPGTPVSILGLDGAPNAGDTFQVFEDDRDARQIATRRQQLQREQGIRTHKHITLDEIGRRLAIGDFKELNIIVKGDVDGSVEALTDSLLKLTTESIKVNVIHRAVGPIAESDVLLASASNAIIIGFQVRPTPGARKLAENEEIDIRLYSIIYAAIEEIKQAMEGMLAPKEVEKIVGTAEVRDTFRISKVGTVAGCYVLDGKIVRNNKVRLIRDGIVVYTGELSDLKRFKDDAKEVTHGYECGLSIKNFNDIKVGDNVESFEMTEVKRTLDDK
- a CDS encoding SPOR domain-containing protein: MFRMRSILHFVLFLCSVIPALAQDDDEPARLFEPYSPGQIILDNDTPSIDTVHAVLPMRPGKVSYLTSPAIEKLMVDYADRKHPLRGYRVQIFLGERAAAENMKRGFLQKHPETPAYLSWLAPNFKLRVGDYRTRLEAEKMLHELRTAYPGCFVVPDEVEMPRL
- the nusA gene encoding transcription termination/antitermination protein NusA, which codes for MSTVNLIESFSEFKDIKNIDRVTMMGILEDVFRGVVKRRFGEEANVDIIVNPDKGDLEIFLNRIIVEDGMSEDDDLEIELAEARKIDADFEIGEEVSQEIKINDFGRRNILSLKQNLQGRLMELEKDHLYNKYKERVGEIVTGEVYQIWKRETLILDDEGNELILPKDQQIKTDFFKKGDSVRAVLWKVDMRNNSPVVILSRTAPEFLEKLFEQEVPEVADGLITIKRIVREPGERAKVAVESYDDRIDPVGACVGMKGSRIHGIVRELRNENIDVINFTANDELLIQRALSPAKVGNIKLDLVNKRAEVYMKPDQVALAIGKGGHNIKLAGKLSGFDIDVYRETDEVTDDVSLDEFGDEIEPWIIAVLKGIGCDTARSVLDIPSDELARRTDLEDETVNEVIRILRDELEP
- a CDS encoding c-type cytochrome, whose amino-acid sequence is MPRVARISKYSIKLLVATFAFFLAFGMSSVHAQGADAATYAAGEKLFKGNCASCHKPDKDMTGPALKGAVERWDGKGDIYEWVRNSSAFLKTGNAYATELFAKWNKSPMTANAVTNEEIDAILYYADNYAPPAPPPPPPGTETASTDEGAGSAWTWLVVIALLLAIVAASLGGVKRSLDNAVREAEGRPALADLTRWQRLKGWAWKNKAFATVIVLFFVVWGFLALWDAAFNISVYGGEEVAHYKPEQPIAFDHTLHAGKDNLAINCQYCHSSASKSKHAGIPSTNVCMNCHKSVDTGKKTGTTEIAKIYAAIGWDPATQTYSGKEEPIRWVKVHNLPDHVYFNHQQHVVVGQLECQECHGPVDTEMDVVEQWSPLTMGWCIDCHGTKEVKMAGNGYYDEVMARLEETDMGHEQLKEYLKDDKITVKELGGWECAKCHY